A DNA window from Zingiber officinale cultivar Zhangliang chromosome 3A, Zo_v1.1, whole genome shotgun sequence contains the following coding sequences:
- the LOC122050600 gene encoding uncharacterized protein LOC122050600, whose amino-acid sequence MWIRKHLYFNGFSKNYLNWIWHGEAAEKDRLNSSVNQEPTDNCHDDFETVNLYEAAYDNHTENPEAFMKFLEEVEKPLYKGCKRYTKLSALVKLYNTKARHGMSDALFSDLLADFGDMLPDNHNLQSSIYEAKKTLSCLALSHEKIHACSNDCILYRKQYKDCVSCPKCGLSRWKLTKKNVEKKGVLAKVVWYFPPIPRFKRMFKSLETSRNLTWHTDSTRVVGQLRHPVDSPSWKLVDHMWPDFGSEARNIRLALAANGINPHSNLNSHYSCWPIMLATYNLPLDMCMKRKFIMLTMLISGPKQPGNDIDVYLEVLVEDLQLLWEGVDGVYDAYRREVFTLKAVLLWTINDFPAYGNLSGCTTHGYYACPICGEDTYAKHLQNGKKMSFAGHRRFLPRFHPYRRQIKEFNGMEELGEAGRPLSGIKLFDKLSDITCEFGKKTSVKGKIRKKAKENIVEDIEEEKYVGATNFSKCWKKKSIFFNLPYWKYLHVRHCLDVMHIEKNVFESLINTLMNIKGKTKDNVAARLDMVQMGIRPQLAPKIGEKRTYLPPAACSFTKNKR is encoded by the coding sequence ATGTGGATTCGGAAGCATCTTTACTTCAATGGTTTcagtaaaaattatttgaattggattTGGCATGGCGAGGCTGCGGAGAAGGATAGATTAAATTCGAGTGTCAACCAAGAGCCAACTGATAATTGTCATGATGATTTTGAAACTGTTAATTTGTATGAGGCAGCGTATGATAACCATACAGAAAATCCAGAAGCATTTATGAAGTTTTTGGAGGAAGTAGAGAAGCCACTGTATAAGGGATGCAAACGTTACACAAAGTTGAGTGCACTTGTAAAACTATACAATACCAAAGCAAGGCATGGGAtgagtgatgctctattttcagATCTACTAGCAGATTTTGGGGACATGCTGCCAGATAACCACAATCTGCAATCGTCAATTTATGAAGCAAAGAAGACATTGAGTTGTTTGGCTTTGAGTCATGAAAAGATTCATGCTTGTTCCAATGATTGCATCCTTTATAGGAAACAATATAAAGACTGCGTAAGCTGCCCGAAATGTGGCTTATCAAGATGGAAGCTAACCAAGAAAAATGTTGAGAAGAAAGGTGTTCTTGCCAAAGTGGTTTGGTATTTCCCTCCCATACCAAGATTTAagcgcatgtttaaatctttagaaACTTCCAGAAATTTAACATGGCATACAGATAGCACAAGAGTTGTTGGTCAGTTACGTCATCCAGTTGATTCACCGTCATGGAAATTGGTGGATCATATGTGGCCCGACTTTGGAAGTGAGGCAAGAAATATTCGCCTGGCACTTGCAGCCAATGGAATTAATCCTCACAGCAATCTTAATAGTCACTACAGTTGCTGGCCAATCATGCTGGCCACATATAATTTGCCTCTAGACATGTGCATGAAAAGGAAATTCATCATGCTAACGATGCTCATTTCAGGGCCGAAACAGCCTGGAAACGATATCGACGTCTACCTTGAGGTTCTGGTTGAAGATTTGCAGTTGTTGtgggaaggagttgatggagtTTATGATGCTTATCGAAGGGAGGTTTTCACTCTTAAAGCAGTTCTTTTATGGACCATCAACGACTTTCCTGCATATGGTAACCTTAGTGGATGTACTACACATGGTTATTACGCATGCCCAATATGTGGTGAGGATACTTATGCAAAGCACTTACAAAATGGGAAGAAAATGTCATTTGCTGGTCATAGACGATTCCTACCACGATTTCATCCATATCGGAGGCAAATAAAGGAGTTTAATGGCATGGAGGAACTTGGTGAAGCAGGTAGGCCATTATCTGGAATTAAGTTGTTTGACAAGCTTTCAGACATAACATGTGAGTTTGGAAAGAAAACAAGTGTGAAggggaaaataagaaaaaaagcaAAGGAGAATATTGTGGAAGACATTGAAGAAGAAAAGTATGTTGGAGCTACAAATTTTAGTAaatgttggaagaagaagtcaatTTTTTTCAATCTTCCATACTGGAAATACCTACATGTTAGGCATTGTCTTGATGTTATGCACATTGAGAAAAATGTTTTCGAGTCTCTGATTAATACTTTGATGAACATCAAGGGAAAAACCAAAGACAATGTGGCAGCTAGGTTGGACATGGTTCAGATGGGAATTAGGCCTCAATTGGCTCCTAAAATTGGTGAGAAAAGAACATATCTACCTCCTGCAGCATGCTCATtcacaaaaaataaaagataa